Below is a genomic region from Bacteroidales bacterium.
ACGATGTATCCTCCATCTCTTCTGCCTTCGATCTTAATTTTTTCACCCCGGATATGGTGGAAAGAGTGGAGATCCTGAAAGGAGGACAGTCCACTATATACGGATCCGATGCAGTAGCCGGAGTGATCAATATCATTCCCCGCAAATCTGCCAGAAAACCCATGCAACTCAACGCTTCAGCGGCAGCTGGTTCTTTTGGCACTTACAAACTGGGAGCAGGATTAAGTGGTTCTAAAAATGACTTTAACTATAACCTGCAATACCAGTATTTGAAAACAGCAGGACTTTCATCCGCCCTCGATACCACCGGCAAGGAAGGCTTCGATAAAGATGGATTGAACCAACACAATATCAATCTTGGGCTGAATGGAAAATTCAGCGAAAAACTTAGCTGGAAACTCATGGGGCAGGCCAATCTTTACAAAGCTGACCTGGATGCCAATGCATTTTCAGATGATAAAGACAATACCGTTGAAAACAAGAATTTCATTGCTGGCGGAGGTTTGACCTACCAGTTGAGCAAAACAACATTTCATGCCAATTACAGCCTGAATACAACTAAGCGGTTTTACCTGGACGACTCATTAGCCGTAGGAAGTTTCTCAAAGTTCAGCACATCTGACTACCGCGGTACAAGTCATTTTGCAGAACTTTATGCCAATACCCGGATCAATGACCATTTCTCTTTCATTGCAGGAGCGGATGCCCGGTTTCAAAAAACAGAACAGAGCTTCCTTTCGATAAGTGATTTCGGACCTTTCGAAAATAAGCTTTCAGGTGATTCAGCTAAGATCGACTTATACAGCGCCTATGCTTCAGCATATTACAATTCAGGAAAAGGTTTTTTCCTGGAAGGAGGTCTTCGGTGGAATAATCATTCCCTGTATGGATCCAATCTGACCTATACTATAAACCCATCGTATGTTTATGGTAACTGGAAATTCTTCTTTAACCTTTCCACTGCTTTCAAGGCGCCCACACTATACCAGCTTTATGATGCATACAGCGGCTACCCTTCTTTAAAACCGGAAAGGTCAACTTCATATGAAGGCGGAATACAATTCAGTGCCTTGGAAAATGCATGGCAAAGCAGGGTGGTATTATTTGAAAGAAAACTAAAGGACGGCATCGATTACAGTTTTGTTGATTACAGGTATTTCAATAATAACAGGGCCACCGATAAAGGCCTCGAACTGGAAACCATGTATCGTAAGGGCCGATGGAATATTACGTTCAACTATACCTATCTGACAGGAGAAGTAAACACGGTGAAATATGCGTATGACCCCAACAGTTACAGCTATGTACCCGATGGGGACACCACTTATAACTATCAGTTCAGGAGACCAAAGCACAGCATCAACCTTTTTGCGGGTTATCAGTTCACTGAAAAGCTTTTTGTAAGTGCACATGCACGGTTTGCAGGACAAAGATTTGAACCCAGGTATATGGACGCCCCGATAAAACTTGATCCTTACACGGTATTTGATCTATATGGAGAATACAGGTTTTCCAAAAAGATCAGGATCTTCCTGGATCTGAAAAACCTGTTTGATGCAGATTATATAGACATCAACGGATTCACTACCAGGCCGATCAATTTTATGACAGGTGTGAATTTCCAGATCAATTAAAATATCAACGGATTGGCGCATTGACGGATTAAATCAATCTGGTAATCCGCCAATCCGTAATTTCGCCAATCTATTATGAATTTCAATTTCGACGAATTCCTGACTGTTACGTTCACTCTTTTTGCCGTGATCGATATCATTGGATCCATTCCTTTGCTGATCAGTCTGAAAGATAAGATGGGCGGTATCCGGGAGTTGAGGGCAACCCTGATTTCAGGCGGCTTCATGATCCTTTTCCTGTTGGTAGGGGAGAAATTCCTGAACATCATGGGCGTTGATGTGAAGTCATTTGCTGTTGGCGGATCGATCGTGATCTTCATATTGGGATTAGAGATGGTGCTGGGAGTTGAGTTTTTTAAGTCCGAAGCCAAT
It encodes:
- a CDS encoding TonB-dependent receptor; translated protein: MKRSLFMTALMISSAWGFSQSDSSVTTLDDVVITANRFLQKQQQTGKVLTVIPRGILEKSTGKNMGEILNQYAGLTIIGSNNNPGTNIDVYTRGAGLGNTLILIDGVPIYDVSSISSAFDLNFFTPDMVERVEILKGGQSTIYGSDAVAGVINIIPRKSARKPMQLNASAAAGSFGTYKLGAGLSGSKNDFNYNLQYQYLKTAGLSSALDTTGKEGFDKDGLNQHNINLGLNGKFSEKLSWKLMGQANLYKADLDANAFSDDKDNTVENKNFIAGGGLTYQLSKTTFHANYSLNTTKRFYLDDSLAVGSFSKFSTSDYRGTSHFAELYANTRINDHFSFIAGADARFQKTEQSFLSISDFGPFENKLSGDSAKIDLYSAYASAYYNSGKGFFLEGGLRWNNHSLYGSNLTYTINPSYVYGNWKFFFNLSTAFKAPTLYQLYDAYSGYPSLKPERSTSYEGGIQFSALENAWQSRVVLFERKLKDGIDYSFVDYRYFNNNRATDKGLELETMYRKGRWNITFNYTYLTGEVNTVKYAYDPNSYSYVPDGDTTYNYQFRRPKHSINLFAGYQFTEKLFVSAHARFAGQRFEPRYMDAPIKLDPYTVFDLYGEYRFSKKIRIFLDLKNLFDADYIDINGFTTRPINFMTGVNFQIN
- a CDS encoding MarC family protein, whose translation is MNFNFDEFLTVTFTLFAVIDIIGSIPLLISLKDKMGGIRELRATLISGGFMILFLLVGEKFLNIMGVDVKSFAVGGSIVIFILGLEMVLGVEFFKSEANPSSGTVVPIAFPLIAGSGTLTTVISLRANYNEWLVLLAILANLVFVYLVLHSLNRIARLLGTGGLLAVRKFFGVILLAIAVKIFTTNLSGLIK